In one Streptomyces sp. T12 genomic region, the following are encoded:
- a CDS encoding serine hydrolase produces MVSASVVRGTAAAAALVSLLAVPAHAATREPGTTTADASARALAEPDVTGVWNVLNTVRRQGAPGAMARLDDRDTIHWAAVGVADRKSGRAISNADRFRIGSVTKVFSAVVLLQLVDEKKLKLDAPVNRYLPGLLPDDRITVRHVLSHRSGLHDYTNEMFARTVPGFEAVRTKVFTYRQLVNRSLSKPRTTEPGGAYSYSNTNFVVAGMLIEKLTGHWVGTEYKDRIIDPLKLRDTFYVHPGTKIPGRHARGYLTPDAAGAALVDSTEQTVSWAQSAGAMISSTRDLNTFLSALLGGRLTSGAQLAQMERWVPSGTSQAYGLGLRRRDLSCGVSVYGHTGAVQGYYTYAFASKDGRRSLAAVANTSNNGTVLNSMLGTLESAFCGKQTKAQRGSAPVERHEDVAPGVPLGVNPS; encoded by the coding sequence ATGGTCTCAGCATCGGTGGTCCGAGGTACGGCGGCAGCGGCGGCCCTCGTGTCGCTCCTGGCGGTTCCCGCACACGCCGCCACGCGGGAACCCGGCACCACCACGGCCGACGCCTCGGCGCGCGCACTGGCCGAACCGGACGTCACGGGCGTGTGGAACGTCCTGAACACGGTGCGGCGGCAGGGCGCACCCGGCGCGATGGCACGCCTCGACGACCGCGACACGATCCACTGGGCGGCCGTCGGTGTCGCCGATCGGAAGTCCGGACGGGCCATCAGCAACGCCGACCGGTTCCGCATCGGCAGCGTCACCAAGGTCTTCTCGGCCGTCGTCCTGCTGCAACTGGTCGACGAGAAGAAGCTGAAGCTGGACGCCCCGGTCAACCGCTATCTGCCGGGGCTGCTGCCCGACGACCGCATCACCGTGCGCCATGTGCTGAGCCACCGCAGTGGCCTGCACGACTACACCAACGAGATGTTCGCGCGGACGGTTCCCGGCTTCGAGGCGGTCCGCACCAAGGTGTTCACCTACCGGCAACTGGTGAACCGGTCCCTGAGCAAGCCACGCACCACCGAGCCCGGTGGCGCGTACTCCTACTCCAACACCAACTTCGTCGTCGCCGGCATGCTCATCGAGAAACTGACCGGGCACTGGGTGGGGACCGAGTACAAGGACCGGATCATCGACCCGCTGAAGCTGCGCGACACCTTCTACGTGCACCCCGGCACGAAGATCCCCGGCCGGCACGCCCGCGGCTATCTCACCCCGGACGCGGCCGGAGCGGCGCTCGTCGACTCCACCGAGCAGACGGTGTCCTGGGCGCAGAGTGCGGGCGCGATGATCTCCAGCACGCGGGATCTCAACACCTTCCTGTCGGCGCTGCTCGGCGGCCGGCTGACCTCCGGGGCGCAACTGGCCCAGATGGAGCGGTGGGTGCCGTCGGGCACCTCGCAGGCGTACGGGCTCGGGCTGCGGCGCCGCGACCTGTCGTGCGGGGTCTCCGTCTACGGCCACACGGGCGCCGTCCAGGGCTACTACACGTATGCGTTCGCGTCCAAGGACGGCAGGCGCAGCCTCGCCGCGGTAGCCAACACCTCCAACAACGGCACGGTCCTCAACTCCATGCTGGGCACGCTGGAGTCCGCGTTCTGCGGCAAGCAGACGAAGGCGCAGCGCGGTTCCGCGCCCGTCGAACGGCACGAGGACGTAGCGCCCGGGGTCCCCCTGGGCGTGAACCCGAGCTGA
- a CDS encoding CAP domain-containing protein, whose product MNELVPGGNLPLPGGSVSVRVTGPFDVSALVTDDSGKVRGDADFVFYNQPSAPGARLHGDTLTLDPLRLRPGATRVTVVVSPADPGTPLGRLPSPTLQVTGPGGHPIARFAPPRPRQETVLLLAEIYRRGGGWKLRALGQGYADGLAGLARDFGVDVIEDATPSPVPSAPAPPSPVAPPAPPPAAPPMPTAPPVPPARPSMQTLSAVSTPHAPFPDRDGFLGLVNSARAEAGSPPVTLDARLASAAQAHASAMAAAGRLGVEGRDGVSVYQRITTAGYAYLTVGEHLVSGPRTPAEFVAYCLRTEHPRRTLHDPAFTHAALAHVTGGRSGDTYWTALWARPLTPGDLSRTAAEVVELTNRERAGAGLRPLSVDPVLTTAAQAYSADMAARAFYSHTSPEGGQPWDRAAAAGSTRRSIGENIACGQRSPAEVVEGWMNSPGHRANILKRDFTHLGIGFAGGGPAGTYWTQLFGA is encoded by the coding sequence ATGAACGAGTTGGTTCCCGGGGGCAATCTGCCCCTCCCGGGCGGCAGCGTGAGCGTCCGGGTGACCGGCCCCTTCGACGTGTCCGCGCTCGTCACCGACGACAGCGGCAAGGTCCGGGGCGACGCCGACTTCGTGTTCTACAACCAGCCGTCCGCTCCGGGTGCCCGGCTCCACGGCGACACCCTGACCCTCGACCCACTGCGACTGCGCCCCGGGGCCACCCGGGTCACGGTGGTCGTCAGCCCCGCCGACCCCGGCACTCCCCTGGGCCGCCTGCCCTCCCCCACGCTCCAGGTCACCGGCCCGGGCGGCCACCCGATCGCCCGGTTCGCCCCGCCGCGCCCGCGGCAGGAGACCGTGCTGCTGCTCGCGGAGATCTACCGTCGTGGCGGCGGCTGGAAGCTGCGGGCCCTGGGGCAGGGGTACGCGGACGGGCTGGCGGGGCTCGCGCGCGATTTCGGGGTCGACGTCATCGAGGATGCGACGCCCTCGCCGGTCCCGTCGGCACCTGCCCCGCCGTCGCCCGTCGCACCACCCGCACCCCCACCCGCCGCTCCTCCCATGCCCACCGCTCCCCCGGTGCCTCCCGCACGGCCCTCGATGCAGACCCTCTCCGCCGTCTCCACCCCGCATGCCCCGTTCCCGGATCGCGACGGCTTCCTGGGCCTGGTCAACTCCGCCCGCGCCGAGGCAGGTTCACCGCCGGTCACCCTCGACGCCCGCCTCGCCTCCGCCGCCCAGGCCCACGCCTCCGCCATGGCCGCGGCAGGACGGCTCGGCGTCGAGGGCCGCGACGGTGTCTCCGTGTACCAGCGCATCACCACCGCCGGGTACGCGTATCTCACCGTCGGCGAGCACCTGGTCTCCGGCCCCCGCACACCCGCCGAGTTCGTCGCGTACTGCCTGCGCACCGAACACCCCCGCCGCACCCTGCACGACCCGGCCTTCACCCACGCCGCCCTGGCGCATGTCACGGGCGGCCGCTCGGGCGACACCTACTGGACCGCGCTGTGGGCCAGGCCGCTCACGCCGGGCGACCTGTCCCGCACGGCGGCCGAGGTCGTCGAGCTCACCAACCGGGAGCGGGCCGGGGCCGGGCTGCGCCCCCTGTCCGTCGACCCCGTGCTCACCACCGCCGCGCAGGCGTACAGCGCGGACATGGCGGCCCGCGCCTTCTACTCCCACACCTCGCCCGAAGGGGGTCAGCCCTGGGACCGGGCCGCCGCCGCGGGCTCCACGCGGCGTTCGATCGGCGAGAACATAGCGTGCGGCCAGCGCTCCCCCGCCGAGGTCGTGGAGGGCTGGATGAACAGCCCGGGCCACCGCGCCAACATCCTCAAGCGCGACTTCACCCACCTGGGGATCG
- a CDS encoding ROK family transcriptional regulator, whose amino-acid sequence MTSTRRAETFPANTPAASQIFTTVLSHGPLTRLEVARRAGLSPAAVTKAVRPLIEAGYLVEDADEPARPALGRPANPVRVDGGRALFIGVKVTGDEIIGVLTDLCCRIRVARHAPLADREPKGVLASVAELAGELLAEAGDLGVPVLGLGIAVSGDVDRGAGVVRYSPFLEWRDVPLAELAATTTGLPVTVDNDVRALTVAEQWFGAGVGLSDFAVVTVGAGIGCGLVVHGRVVAGAHGVAGEIGHVTVDPAGPPCHCGNRGCVEAIAGDAAIVRRIRETTGVQVADAAEAVELAHRGNAGAREAYARAGEAIGRGIATVANLLGPERVIISGEGLAAHDLFAEQIRDAFAAAAFGSAAHCDVQTRPLPFDEWARGAAATAIQSFIRADQQQ is encoded by the coding sequence ATGACCTCGACCCGCCGTGCCGAGACGTTCCCGGCGAACACGCCGGCCGCCTCGCAGATCTTCACCACGGTCCTCTCCCACGGGCCGCTCACCCGCCTGGAGGTGGCCCGGCGGGCGGGACTGTCCCCGGCGGCCGTCACCAAGGCGGTACGGCCCCTCATCGAGGCCGGCTACCTGGTGGAGGACGCGGACGAGCCGGCCCGCCCCGCGCTCGGCCGCCCCGCCAACCCGGTGCGGGTCGACGGGGGACGGGCGCTGTTCATCGGCGTCAAGGTGACCGGCGACGAGATCATCGGCGTGCTCACCGACCTGTGCTGCCGCATCCGCGTCGCCCGCCACGCGCCGCTCGCGGACCGGGAACCGAAGGGCGTGCTGGCCTCGGTCGCCGAGCTGGCGGGCGAACTGCTCGCCGAGGCGGGCGACTTGGGCGTGCCGGTTCTCGGCCTCGGCATCGCCGTCTCCGGTGACGTCGACCGTGGCGCGGGCGTCGTCCGCTACTCACCGTTCCTGGAGTGGCGGGACGTGCCCCTCGCCGAACTCGCCGCCACGACCACCGGGTTGCCGGTCACCGTCGACAACGACGTACGGGCCCTCACCGTCGCCGAGCAGTGGTTCGGCGCCGGCGTGGGGCTGTCCGACTTCGCCGTGGTGACGGTCGGCGCCGGCATCGGCTGCGGGCTCGTGGTGCACGGCCGGGTGGTCGCCGGGGCACACGGTGTGGCCGGGGAGATCGGCCATGTGACCGTCGACCCGGCGGGCCCGCCCTGCCACTGCGGCAACCGCGGCTGCGTGGAGGCGATCGCGGGGGACGCCGCGATCGTCCGGCGGATCCGCGAGACCACGGGCGTCCAGGTCGCCGACGCCGCCGAGGCCGTGGAGTTGGCCCACCGAGGCAACGCCGGAGCGCGCGAGGCCTATGCGCGCGCGGGCGAGGCGATCGGCCGGGGCATCGCCACCGTGGCCAACCTGCTCGGCCCCGAGCGGGTGATCATCTCCGGTGAGGGCCTCGCCGCCCACGACCTGTTCGCCGAACAGATCCGCGACGCCTTCGCCGCGGCCGCGTTCGGCTCCGCCGCCCACTGCGACGTACAGACCCGCCCGCTGCCCTTCGACGAGTGGGCGCGGGGCGCCGCGGCCACCGCGATCCAGTCCTTCATCAGAGCCGACCAGCAGCAGTAG
- a CDS encoding carbohydrate-binding protein, giving the protein MRSSSYSVMPARTLRAVVVLALAAGVTAAVPAAQAETAAPALAAKPYMGWSSWSMQSSKYPGLNPDGDYSYLTEANVLKQAGALAAKLKKYGYEYVNIDAGWWRDKAWKPGFDRYGRQQADPVRFPSGMKALADRIHAKGLKAGIYLPVGLEKEAYGDGKVPIWNADGCTTADIVHDDLRTTNGWDSAYKLDFSDPCAQKYVDSQASMFADWGYDFLKLDGVGPGSGKNGDQYDNVADVAAWQKAIAATGRPIHLELSWSLDIGRVADWKKHSQGWRIDTDVECYCNTLVSWENSVDDRWDDAPAWTRHAGPGGWNDLDSLDVGNGEMDGLTKAERQSYATLWAIAKSPLYTGDDLTRLDSYGLSLLTNREVIAVNQGATPPARPVTPSDPQQVWAAKNPDGTYTVALFNLADAPAAVTAHWASLGFTGKAAVRDLWNHENLGSYTNKITQALPAHGSRLFTVTPRGSALTTTAYEAESPANTLGGNASVADCSACSDGRKVGNLYLGGTLRFNDVVVDKPGTYLIKVAYVSGDPRSVGISANGGGATRHKFPSTGDWGTAETVSVPVTLKAGANTVTFDSGAGYAPDIDRIDVPKSS; this is encoded by the coding sequence ATGCGGTCATCCTCGTACTCCGTCATGCCCGCACGCACCCTGAGAGCGGTGGTGGTCCTGGCCCTCGCCGCCGGTGTGACCGCCGCCGTACCCGCCGCCCAGGCCGAGACCGCCGCACCGGCTCTCGCCGCCAAGCCCTACATGGGCTGGTCGAGCTGGAGCATGCAGTCCTCGAAGTATCCCGGCCTGAACCCGGACGGCGACTACAGCTACCTGACCGAGGCGAACGTCCTCAAGCAGGCCGGCGCCCTGGCCGCCAAGCTGAAGAAGTACGGCTACGAATACGTCAACATCGACGCCGGCTGGTGGCGCGACAAGGCATGGAAGCCCGGGTTCGACCGGTACGGACGCCAGCAGGCCGACCCGGTCCGCTTCCCCAGCGGCATGAAGGCCCTCGCCGACCGCATCCACGCCAAGGGCCTCAAGGCCGGCATCTATCTGCCGGTCGGCCTGGAGAAGGAGGCGTACGGCGACGGCAAGGTGCCCATCTGGAACGCCGACGGCTGTACCACCGCCGACATCGTCCACGACGACCTGCGCACGACCAACGGCTGGGACAGCGCGTACAAGCTCGACTTCTCCGACCCCTGCGCGCAGAAGTACGTCGACTCCCAGGCGAGCATGTTCGCCGACTGGGGCTACGACTTCCTCAAGCTCGACGGTGTCGGCCCCGGCTCCGGCAAGAACGGCGACCAGTACGACAACGTTGCCGACGTGGCCGCGTGGCAGAAGGCCATCGCCGCCACCGGCCGGCCCATCCACCTGGAACTGTCCTGGTCCCTCGACATCGGGCGCGTGGCCGACTGGAAGAAGCACTCCCAGGGCTGGCGCATCGACACCGACGTCGAGTGCTACTGCAACACCCTGGTCAGCTGGGAGAACTCCGTCGACGACCGCTGGGACGACGCCCCCGCCTGGACCCGGCACGCCGGCCCCGGCGGCTGGAACGACCTCGACTCCCTCGACGTCGGCAACGGCGAGATGGACGGCCTCACCAAGGCCGAGCGGCAGAGCTACGCCACCCTGTGGGCCATCGCCAAGTCCCCCCTCTACACCGGCGACGACCTCACCCGCCTCGACTCCTACGGCCTGTCCCTGCTGACCAACCGCGAGGTCATCGCCGTCAACCAGGGCGCCACCCCGCCCGCACGCCCCGTCACCCCCTCCGACCCCCAGCAGGTGTGGGCCGCGAAGAACCCCGACGGCACCTACACCGTCGCCCTGTTCAACCTCGCCGACGCCCCCGCCGCCGTCACCGCCCACTGGGCGTCCCTCGGCTTCACCGGCAAGGCCGCGGTACGCGACCTGTGGAACCACGAGAACCTCGGCAGCTACACGAACAAGATCACCCAGGCCCTGCCCGCCCACGGCTCCCGCCTCTTCACCGTCACGCCGCGCGGCAGCGCGCTCACCACGACCGCCTATGAAGCCGAGTCCCCGGCGAACACCCTCGGCGGCAACGCCTCCGTCGCCGACTGCTCGGCCTGCTCCGACGGCCGCAAGGTGGGCAACCTCTACCTCGGCGGCACGCTCCGCTTCAACGACGTCGTCGTGGACAAGCCCGGCACCTACCTGATCAAGGTGGCCTACGTCAGCGGTGACCCCCGGTCGGTCGGCATCTCCGCGAACGGCGGCGGCGCCACCCGGCACAAGTTCCCCTCCACCGGCGACTGGGGGACCGCCGAGACGGTCAGTGTGCCCGTGACGCTCAAGGCGGGTGCCAACACGGTCACCTTCGACAGCGGCGCCGGCTACGCCCCGGACATCGACCGGATCGACGTACCGAAGTCGTCCTGA